The following nucleotide sequence is from Sorghum bicolor cultivar BTx623 unplaced genomic scaffold, Sorghum_bicolor_NCBIv3 super_3040, whole genome shotgun sequence.
TTCTTGAGATTAGTGTGGAGCACTCTTGGGCAAAAGTAGTGCACAGCAAGCTCATTTGCATGTTAACAAATATGCTGTACCAAGTATCAGATTTAACTCAGAATGGTGTTCGTGACACACATTTTGTTCCTGAGCGGATTGATCTTCTTGGTGGAATTGACTACATTTGTCTTGAGGTTTGTTCTTGTTCTTATGTAGGAAACTGTATCATATTTACTGTTGACTAAGAAACTTGTAAGTTCTGTGCAGAATACCCCCATTTCAGTGCTATTGAATCCCCTCCTGATTAGGAATGGATGTCACATATGATAAGCTCAACAGATAGTAAATTATTTATTGGAGAACTTTGCACTTGATCTGTGCTCCACCTGCAACTCTCCAAATTGTTCACCTTGGGCTACCTTTTTTTAATCATTGATATGAAAATTTGTGGAATAGGAATTCACTTTTGGTTGCCACACATGGCTAGGTAGCTGCTTTTGTCTTTCTGTTGTCTAGACTGAAGTTTGGCAAGTTCCTTTTCAAATTTCCATCTGTTATGAGATAACAGATTGCCCTTGATACCCACGGTCAATTCCATTTAGAACCTCCGTTATTATGACATAACAGATTGCCCCTATCATAGTGGTTTGACAATTCTGACTTCACTGGAGGTTTCTTGGTTAAGATGCTTTTCATTTTGTCATcttttatatgtagttgatgaaATGGCTTTTTTATCTATCACCTTTACAGTATTCACGAGCCAACTCCAGGGAAGAGAAGCGGGATTTATTTTTTGTCATTTTTGACTACGTAGTGCATCAAATAAATGAAGCGTGCTTGGCTGGTGGTATTTCGACCTATACTTATGATGATGCCCAGCCCCTTGCTTCCCTTCTTGCATTTGCTGATGCCCCTGAGGCCTTTTACATATCTGTGAAGCACGGTGTTGAAGGTGTCGGAGACATGCTAAGAAAAGCTATATCAGCAGCATTATCGCAGTCTGCTCAATACGACCAATTGAATGTGGTACTGTCTACTGTATGTTTCAATTACATGCTATATGTTAGTAGATTAAGATATGGATATATGAGTGTTTCTTTTGGCTCTTTCGTCCAGTTATGGCTCTTTGCTTACATGAAACTGAGTAAACAATCTAGCGCTAGTTTGCAGGTGTAGAGCCTTCCTCGGATAGCTAGCTCCTTTCATAAAACTGCAACTGCAAGTATATATCATTATACCTCAGTATGTGGAGTGAATAAGCTGCATGCACAACCATAACAACTTCAATAATCAACTGTCTAATATGGTACAGTATTGATGGGCTGCACACACGCACATAGAAACAGCCACTTGAGGTTAAAGATTCCCTCTGTTTTCACAACTACCTTGTAGATCAAAGGTTCATAGCATGGTGTATGTGTCACTCCTGTTCTAACTTTACAATGAAATATATGTCTAGGGTCTTTTTTGTAGTTGGGACTAGTAGTTTGTGGATGATCTGAAAGCTGCACAAATTTTGTTTTTGAGTAACATTTGTTTCTCCACTTCTGATCAAAATTTCTATATATGTAGCTTCTGGACAAGGTTATGAGGAAACTTGATGGAACTGCCAGCACATTTTCCAGGATTGACAATGAGTTTTCTTATAT
It contains:
- the LOC8155598 gene encoding uncharacterized protein LOC8155598, which encodes MFFKSPLCFFNPEQVVKTLLEISVEHSWAKVVHSKLICMLTNMLYQVSDLTQNGVRDTHFVPERIDLLGGIDYICLEYSRANSREEKRDLFFVIFDYVVHQINEACLAGGISTYTYDDAQPLASLLAFADAPEAFYISVKHGVEGVGDMLRKAISAALSQSAQYDQLNVLLDKVMRKLDGTASTFSRIDNEFSYMIQVTKSCKCFSSIRDGCDDADVALRARLCWATLHSLLHSQISSYRHHGYIWLVELLLSEISEETDGSVWSKIQKLQEEM